The Streptomyces sp. NBC_00162 genome window below encodes:
- a CDS encoding VOC family protein — translation MQLDHVSYAVARDSFVSTVQWIGSALGAGFVDGGVHPRFGTRNFILPLSGGTYVEVVTTLDHPAADRAPFGQAVARRAAEGGGWLGWVVSVDDIAPVEARLGRASAEGHRVRPDGFDLRWKQIGLLELLEDPQLPYFLQWLVPIEERPSADPRTSTTIHGVSIAGDAASIAEFLGEPADHPLDQIDVTWVEDEEPGLVSVEFATAHGPVTI, via the coding sequence GTGCAACTTGATCACGTGTCCTATGCGGTGGCCCGCGACAGCTTCGTCTCGACCGTCCAGTGGATCGGATCGGCCCTCGGCGCCGGGTTCGTCGACGGGGGCGTGCACCCGCGATTCGGCACCCGCAATTTTATTCTCCCGCTGAGCGGCGGCACCTACGTCGAGGTCGTCACCACACTCGACCACCCCGCCGCCGACCGCGCACCCTTCGGCCAGGCGGTCGCGCGCCGCGCCGCCGAGGGCGGCGGCTGGCTCGGTTGGGTGGTCTCCGTCGACGACATCGCTCCGGTCGAGGCCCGCCTCGGCCGCGCCTCGGCCGAGGGCCACCGTGTCCGCCCCGACGGGTTCGACCTGAGGTGGAAGCAGATCGGCCTGCTGGAACTGCTGGAGGACCCGCAATTGCCCTACTTCCTTCAGTGGCTGGTCCCCATCGAGGAGCGCCCGAGCGCCGACCCGCGCACCTCCACCACCATCCACGGGGTCTCCATCGCCGGCGACGCCGCCTCCATCGCCGAATTCCTCGGCGAACCGGCCGACCACCCCCTCGACCAGATCGACGTCACCTGGGTCGAGGATGAGGAACCGGGCCTGGTCTCGGTCGAGTTCGCCACCGCCCACGGCCCGGTCACGATCTGA